A window from Gottschalkiaceae bacterium SANA encodes these proteins:
- a CDS encoding HD domain-containing protein has translation MQQELKRLNQKYGEEFVAIAMPVVTNDLYQTMRAIPHHHESVYEHCLDVAYFAYRIARKRKWDYESTVRGALLHDFYLYKFKRKALYRLIYDALKHAAIHPRLSLKNALEHFQLNDMEQDIIKKHMFPFGIPRYKESWAVSLVDKGLAVMEYGQRLTRGKVRWLYFYQKPILQT, from the coding sequence GTGCAGCAAGAACTAAAACGATTGAATCAAAAGTACGGAGAAGAATTTGTCGCAATTGCGATGCCAGTAGTCACGAATGATCTATATCAAACGATGAGGGCCATTCCGCATCATCATGAAAGTGTATACGAGCATTGTCTGGATGTTGCCTATTTTGCCTATCGGATTGCAAGAAAACGGAAATGGGATTATGAGTCAACCGTTCGAGGTGCACTTCTGCATGATTTTTATCTGTATAAATTTAAAAGGAAAGCCTTGTATCGATTGATTTACGATGCGCTAAAGCATGCGGCTATACATCCAAGATTGTCTTTAAAAAATGCCTTAGAGCATTTTCAATTAAATGATATGGAACAGGATATTATCAAAAAACACATGTTTCCCTTTGGCATTCCCCGCTATAAAGAAAGTTGGGCTGTAAGCTTGGTTGATAAGGGCCTTGCAGTTATGGAATATGGACAAAGATTAACACGGGGGAAAGTGCGATGGTTGTACTTTTACCAGAAACCTATCTTACAAACGTAA
- a CDS encoding aminopeptidase P family protein, which produces MKRLEEIQKKMKEADLSVLVIPSADPHQSEYVAPYWKSRTFATGFTGSAGTALVTQDEGYLWTDGRYFIQAQKQIQGTGFQLMKMGIPGYPTITEWIQEHVESGDRIGFDGRVVSLATMEEWENAIGNKEVDFSIERDWIDALWADRPSLSEAPIFELETKFAGKGREEKFNEVRKQMARHSVDAYVISSLDDIAWLTNLRGGDVAHTPVFASFFILTQDKASLYVEEEKISNQIRANLVADQITIKPYVLFYQELSELTGSVGYDSKRTSVLAGSLLNDKVMIKPLQEITMRLKAVKNEVELKNLRSCQIEDGAAMVRSLKRIREMVASTQEISEQTVDAILIEERGKSEFFLEPSFDTIAAYRSNAAMMHYRATPENDTEIEARGFLLIDSGGQYFTGTTDITRTLGLGELTEEEKKDYTLVLKGMIQLTMAKFLKGTSGLQLDPIARSPLWKEGLDYKCGTGHGVGYLLGVHEGPQNFSSRKGAETPLELGMIVTNEPGVYKEGKHGIRTENMLSVREDKQTADGTFYGFETMTLCPIDRRPIEVSRLLDEEKAWLNAYHQLVFETLSPVLSKEEQAFLKEETAAI; this is translated from the coding sequence ATGAAGCGATTAGAAGAAATTCAAAAAAAAATGAAGGAAGCGGATCTTTCGGTCTTGGTGATTCCGAGCGCCGATCCGCACCAGAGCGAATATGTGGCACCCTATTGGAAGTCGCGGACTTTTGCAACCGGTTTTACCGGTTCGGCGGGCACGGCCCTTGTCACGCAAGACGAGGGGTATTTATGGACGGATGGGCGTTATTTTATTCAGGCGCAAAAACAGATTCAAGGTACAGGTTTTCAATTGATGAAGATGGGGATCCCAGGATATCCAACGATTACAGAGTGGATTCAAGAACATGTTGAATCGGGTGATCGGATTGGATTTGACGGCCGAGTGGTTTCCTTGGCAACGATGGAAGAATGGGAAAATGCAATTGGAAATAAAGAGGTGGACTTTTCCATAGAAAGAGATTGGATCGATGCCTTATGGGCTGATCGTCCTTCTTTGTCGGAGGCGCCGATATTTGAATTGGAAACAAAGTTTGCCGGTAAAGGACGAGAAGAAAAATTCAATGAAGTGCGAAAACAGATGGCTAGGCATTCGGTGGATGCATACGTGATCTCAAGCTTGGACGATATCGCCTGGTTGACAAATCTTCGGGGAGGAGATGTAGCGCACACGCCGGTCTTTGCATCCTTTTTTATTCTGACACAGGATAAGGCCAGCCTCTATGTGGAGGAAGAAAAAATTTCGAATCAAATCCGTGCAAACCTAGTTGCTGATCAAATCACAATAAAGCCCTATGTCTTATTTTATCAAGAGCTTAGCGAGCTGACAGGTTCTGTCGGATATGATAGCAAACGGACCTCTGTTTTGGCGGGCTCGTTACTCAACGATAAAGTGATGATAAAGCCACTTCAAGAAATAACCATGCGCTTGAAAGCGGTTAAAAATGAAGTGGAATTGAAAAATCTACGGAGCTGTCAGATCGAAGATGGAGCTGCCATGGTGCGATCTCTAAAGCGGATTCGAGAAATGGTTGCATCGACTCAAGAAATAAGCGAACAGACGGTGGATGCAATTTTGATTGAAGAGAGAGGCAAGAGTGAATTTTTCTTGGAGCCGAGCTTTGACACCATTGCCGCCTATCGATCCAATGCGGCGATGATGCATTATCGGGCAACCCCGGAAAATGATACAGAGATTGAAGCAAGGGGATTTTTGCTGATTGATTCGGGTGGTCAATACTTTACGGGTACGACAGACATTACAAGAACACTCGGGTTGGGTGAATTGACAGAAGAAGAGAAAAAAGACTATACCCTGGTGTTGAAGGGGATGATTCAGCTCACCATGGCAAAATTTTTAAAAGGGACATCGGGCCTACAATTGGATCCGATTGCTAGAAGTCCATTGTGGAAAGAAGGCTTGGATTATAAGTGTGGAACAGGTCATGGGGTTGGATATTTACTTGGTGTGCATGAAGGACCGCAAAATTTTTCCAGTCGAAAGGGTGCGGAAACGCCATTGGAATTGGGGATGATTGTCACCAACGAACCTGGGGTGTACAAAGAGGGAAAACATGGAATTCGAACAGAAAACATGTTATCCGTACGGGAAGATAAGCAAACTGCAGATGGTACCTTCTATGGTTTTGAGACCATGACCCTTTGCCCCATCGATAGGCGGCCAATTGAGGTGTCACGCTTATTGGACGAGGAGAAGGCTTGGTTGAATGCATATCATCAGCTGGTTTTTGAAACATTATCTCCCGTATTGAGTAAGGAAGAACAGGCTTTTCTTAAAGAAGAGACAGCTGCTATTTAG
- a CDS encoding HAD family hydrolase — MAKIRAVLFDVDGVLIDSMPQYTEIWQQVFSEAGVELPGEVLYRREGATSLETRDFFKSYSMTNHLGDQKIDEIEARKRILVEEKKEWPDLQGAFDTLKAVKETGAKVVVVTGSMKKNLRGNLSMRYPGMIEDTLILTGYDYENSKPHPEPYLRGMKLAACHPDEVIVVENAPFGVESAKAAGCKCFVVNTGILDNKELLEAGADEIFSDHRSLAKALVKEIEKSA; from the coding sequence ATGGCGAAGATTCGAGCAGTATTATTTGATGTGGATGGGGTTTTGATCGATTCGATGCCACAATACACAGAAATTTGGCAGCAGGTATTTTCAGAAGCAGGAGTTGAATTGCCGGGTGAGGTGCTTTATAGAAGAGAGGGAGCCACAAGCCTGGAGACACGGGATTTTTTCAAGTCCTACTCGATGACCAATCATTTGGGTGATCAAAAGATTGATGAAATCGAAGCAAGAAAAAGAATCTTAGTTGAGGAAAAAAAAGAGTGGCCCGATTTGCAAGGTGCATTTGACACCTTAAAAGCAGTAAAAGAAACTGGGGCTAAGGTTGTAGTGGTCACCGGTAGCATGAAGAAAAACTTGCGTGGGAACTTAAGCATGCGATATCCGGGAATGATCGAAGATACTTTGATTCTCACCGGGTATGATTACGAGAATTCAAAGCCCCATCCCGAACCCTACTTGCGGGGCATGAAGTTGGCGGCTTGTCATCCTGATGAAGTGATTGTGGTGGAGAACGCGCCCTTTGGTGTGGAATCTGCCAAGGCCGCAGGGTGCAAATGTTTTGTTGTGAACACGGGAATATTGGACAATAAAGAGCTACTTGAAGCGGGAGCCGATGAGATTTTTAGTGATCATCGAAGTTTAGCAAAGGCTTTAGTCAAAGAAATTGAGAAAAGCGCGTAA
- a CDS encoding ABC transporter ATP-binding protein produces the protein MIRVERLEKNFGSFLALNELSFHVSKGCIHGFLGHNGAGKTTTLNILTGFCPYLKGSVQIDGIEVKGAKDQVQRKIGYLPEAPQFYEYMQAKELLTYLGRIQKWTKRESIHRAEELLDLVGLEDAAKRKVGGYSRGMKQRLGLACALVHDPELILLDEPTSALDPEGRRELLNLIQELKARGKTILISTHILSDVERVCNSVTMIKEGKCILDSDIETLKQIQGSTVYRIEFVRAVKEKELRLLRSASFVSEFSCQEALCFVKTPSEDPAVSLLLAQILTKLNLPFHAIQRQERTLEELYIRRMNGHD, from the coding sequence ATGATACGTGTCGAACGATTGGAAAAAAATTTTGGATCGTTTCTTGCTTTGAACGAGCTGAGTTTTCATGTTTCGAAAGGGTGCATCCACGGTTTTCTTGGACATAATGGTGCAGGCAAAACAACAACACTAAATATCTTGACAGGATTTTGTCCCTATCTGAAGGGCTCTGTTCAAATCGACGGGATTGAAGTGAAGGGTGCGAAAGATCAGGTGCAAAGAAAAATCGGCTACCTGCCGGAAGCGCCGCAGTTTTATGAATATATGCAAGCGAAGGAGCTGCTAACGTACTTAGGCAGAATTCAAAAATGGACAAAGCGAGAATCCATTCATCGCGCTGAAGAATTGCTTGACTTGGTGGGATTGGAGGATGCAGCAAAGAGAAAAGTGGGGGGATATTCCCGCGGGATGAAACAGCGATTGGGTCTTGCTTGTGCTTTGGTTCATGATCCTGAATTGATTTTATTGGATGAGCCGACTTCTGCTTTGGATCCTGAGGGACGCCGCGAGCTTCTAAATTTAATTCAAGAGTTGAAAGCAAGGGGAAAGACGATCTTGATTTCAACGCATATTCTTTCTGATGTGGAAAGGGTATGCAACAGTGTGACCATGATCAAAGAAGGAAAATGTATTTTGGATTCAGATATCGAGACATTGAAACAGATACAGGGGTCAACCGTTTATCGCATTGAATTTGTCAGAGCAGTCAAGGAAAAGGAACTTCGGCTTTTACGATCCGCTTCATTTGTTTCTGAGTTTTCTTGCCAAGAAGCGCTATGTTTCGTTAAAACCCCAAGTGAAGATCCGGCGGTCAGCCTGCTTCTGGCGCAGATCTTAACGAAGTTGAATCTTCCCTTTCATGCGATTCAGCGCCAGGAGCGAACCCTTGAAGAACTCTATATACGGAGGATGAATGGACATGATTGA
- a CDS encoding alpha/beta hydrolase: MKWVKKIWILIFLVLAIGMQGMGNLEIKTSDGTLHGTLAKAEGHPGEVIVLIAGSGPTDRNGNSLVLSGRMDSFLQLSRALNKEGYSVFRYDKRTAGKSRDSFGKEKAIFDQEINFDDFVEDAILVVETMREIGYKKVHLIGHSQGALLALRVAQTGLVDSLVHLSGPGVPIDQVFLRQLESLPKDLYKEAEQAFKKMRKGEDIGVVSQELEPYFSDQTIPFLLNWMQYDPVEEAILVDVPLYFVGGDADTQVLGSNLKIFEEKIPGAQSKLIPNMNHVLKRVESERENQQSYQDPSYPLDPILVESITGFLNRT; encoded by the coding sequence ATGAAGTGGGTAAAGAAAATATGGATTCTCATTTTTCTTGTTCTAGCAATTGGCATGCAGGGAATGGGCAATTTGGAAATTAAAACATCGGATGGAACGCTTCATGGTACCCTGGCAAAGGCCGAGGGACATCCTGGTGAGGTCATTGTGCTGATTGCGGGTTCAGGTCCAACAGATCGTAATGGGAACTCTCTCGTACTCTCTGGCCGTATGGATAGCTTTTTGCAGCTGAGTCGTGCCCTAAACAAAGAGGGCTATTCAGTATTTCGATATGACAAGCGAACGGCGGGTAAGAGTCGTGATTCCTTTGGCAAAGAGAAAGCAATTTTCGACCAGGAGATCAACTTTGATGATTTTGTTGAGGATGCTATACTGGTAGTAGAAACAATGCGGGAAATCGGATATAAAAAGGTTCATTTGATCGGGCATTCCCAGGGGGCTTTACTTGCCCTTCGGGTTGCTCAAACCGGTCTGGTGGATAGCCTCGTTCATTTAAGTGGTCCAGGTGTGCCGATTGATCAGGTTTTCTTGCGTCAGCTGGAGAGTCTGCCGAAAGACTTGTACAAAGAAGCGGAACAGGCATTTAAAAAGATGCGAAAGGGTGAAGACATTGGTGTGGTTTCTCAAGAGCTGGAGCCGTATTTTTCGGACCAAACCATCCCCTTTTTGTTGAATTGGATGCAGTATGATCCGGTGGAAGAGGCTATATTGGTGGACGTCCCGCTCTACTTTGTTGGCGGAGATGCTGATACCCAGGTTTTGGGATCGAATTTGAAGATATTTGAAGAAAAAATCCCAGGTGCGCAGAGTAAATTGATTCCGAATATGAATCATGTACTGAAGCGAGTGGAATCGGAAAGAGAGAATCAGCAGTCTTATCAGGATCCGTCCTATCCTTTGGATCCGATCTTGGTAGAGTCGATCACCGGATTTCTGAATCGCACATGA
- the sigY gene encoding RNA polymerase sigma factor SigY, with protein MREEILLERARRGDDAAMSQLMRDNYALVYGYLHKVTRDSEIAKDVTQEAMTRALVSIEKFRGESKFSSWLIQIAYHAYVDEQRKWKNRTVHREIEQVAVALTEEEAIRHEQIRQIHSALAEIPEPDRSIFVLKHEQGYTYKELANLFQLKEGTIRSKLHYIIKKIQRKVRETDEKLS; from the coding sequence TTGCGCGAAGAAATTTTACTTGAACGGGCAAGGCGCGGTGACGACGCAGCCATGTCTCAATTGATGCGCGACAATTACGCCCTTGTTTACGGATATTTGCATAAGGTGACAAGGGATTCTGAAATTGCAAAGGATGTGACCCAGGAAGCTATGACTCGAGCCTTGGTTTCCATTGAAAAGTTTCGGGGAGAGTCAAAGTTTTCCAGCTGGTTGATTCAAATTGCCTATCACGCTTATGTGGATGAGCAGCGAAAATGGAAGAATCGAACGGTTCATCGGGAAATTGAACAGGTTGCCGTGGCTCTAACGGAAGAAGAAGCCATACGTCATGAACAGATTCGTCAGATCCATTCTGCCTTGGCGGAAATACCAGAGCCGGATCGAAGTATTTTTGTGTTAAAGCATGAGCAGGGATATACATACAAAGAGTTGGCGAATCTCTTTCAGTTGAAAGAGGGCACGATTCGTTCGAAATTGCATTACATCATTAAGAAAATCCAAAGGAAAGTGAGGGAAACCGATGAAAAGTTGTCATGA
- a CDS encoding 3'-5' exonuclease, whose product MEYNTDQKRAIQTIADPLLVLAPAGSGKTAVLVARVEQAINAGIPATEILCVTFTNKAANEMKNRMSGRDTRGVTVKTFHGLCVQILRQEIHRLGHASEFGILDEEDVKEIAMEILRAEEFKTCKWSKRTIYFLIEQMKKKALEPDLPWPDGINPELGAKFIQIYNERIFDQRSLDFTDLMVMTHRIFRQFPEAVSTWQKRFTWIQVDEVQDTALQEYEILKALAAPEDRLALFGDFDQTIYSFRGSKPAVLLDRFRNDFQPIEEIHFVQNYRSTEAILQASQGVIAKLENREMQEMKGMLGEDGAPVFVGSFENKEAEYRYLAQSILALHKKYGIHYRNFGVLARTNWVCKEISQVFNQAEIPHYTIEEFKFFRRAEVKDALAWLQLVVNPWDLSAFKRLAKKDIAGVGEARMQQVLRLESKIGLRLTDFADESTIENHDPYGALREALSQGKLIIFDVEATGLDTARDEILELAGMKVDAFGAISTFHRYLRPSRPVGASEEVHGLSDAFLMEVGEEPREVIQDFMDFSKGCIWMGHNVGYDRAIVESHVERFKITNTLPYAYDTLDMSRRFFPNLGRYTLSNLYEVFDIQVKPTHRAIDDVGATVELFRHLWEAVDQYRLLRVDAVDQMGHLFEKFARQMTEFRADARKLRPALLFEKILEETGVRDRWIRRPDGKRREENLLELLRWMQAFDDEELSPMDALRELMVIAALGNETDRYRTSEDRVAVMTVHQAKGLEFDTVFLAGAREGIFPSARSMDPAAIDEERRLFFVAMTRAKKRLAITSHRVDNRGQFSHESRMIGDIPQKWIRRYQK is encoded by the coding sequence ATGGAATATAATACAGATCAAAAAAGAGCAATTCAAACGATCGCAGATCCCTTGCTGGTTTTGGCTCCGGCGGGCAGTGGAAAGACGGCAGTTTTGGTCGCACGGGTGGAGCAGGCAATCAATGCAGGAATTCCTGCGACTGAGATTCTTTGCGTCACCTTCACCAATAAGGCGGCCAATGAGATGAAAAATCGAATGAGTGGTAGAGATACTCGTGGCGTGACTGTCAAGACCTTTCATGGGCTATGCGTGCAGATTTTGCGTCAAGAGATTCACCGATTGGGCCATGCATCGGAATTTGGAATTTTAGATGAAGAGGATGTAAAAGAGATCGCCATGGAGATTCTTCGCGCTGAGGAATTTAAGACATGCAAATGGTCTAAGAGGACCATCTATTTTTTGATTGAACAGATGAAAAAGAAGGCATTAGAACCGGATTTGCCCTGGCCGGATGGGATTAATCCCGAGCTTGGTGCAAAATTTATTCAAATTTATAATGAAAGGATTTTTGATCAGCGAAGTTTGGATTTCACCGATTTGATGGTGATGACCCATCGGATTTTCCGCCAATTTCCTGAGGCGGTTTCAACTTGGCAGAAACGATTCACCTGGATTCAAGTGGACGAGGTGCAGGATACAGCCTTGCAGGAGTATGAGATTCTGAAAGCCTTGGCTGCACCAGAGGATCGCCTTGCATTATTTGGCGATTTTGATCAAACCATCTATAGTTTTCGAGGGTCTAAGCCAGCTGTTTTGTTGGATCGGTTTCGAAATGATTTTCAGCCGATTGAGGAGATTCACTTTGTCCAAAATTACCGATCGACTGAGGCCATTCTTCAAGCCTCTCAAGGTGTGATTGCAAAGTTGGAAAACCGAGAGATGCAAGAAATGAAAGGGATGCTTGGCGAAGATGGAGCACCGGTGTTTGTAGGTTCTTTTGAAAACAAAGAAGCGGAGTATCGATATCTTGCACAGAGTATATTGGCTTTACATAAGAAATACGGGATTCACTATCGGAATTTTGGCGTTTTGGCGCGAACCAATTGGGTGTGCAAAGAGATCTCTCAGGTCTTTAATCAAGCGGAAATCCCCCATTACACCATCGAAGAATTTAAATTTTTTAGGCGCGCCGAAGTAAAAGATGCCTTGGCATGGCTGCAACTTGTCGTCAATCCTTGGGATCTTTCTGCTTTTAAGCGATTGGCAAAGAAAGACATTGCAGGGGTCGGCGAAGCACGGATGCAGCAGGTACTCCGTTTGGAATCGAAGATCGGTCTTCGATTGACGGATTTTGCAGATGAATCAACAATTGAAAATCATGATCCCTATGGTGCCTTGCGTGAGGCCTTGTCGCAGGGAAAGTTGATCATTTTTGATGTGGAAGCAACAGGATTGGATACGGCCCGGGATGAAATTCTGGAATTGGCGGGAATGAAGGTCGATGCCTTTGGAGCCATCAGTACCTTTCACCGGTATTTGCGCCCAAGCCGGCCTGTGGGGGCTAGCGAAGAGGTCCATGGTCTATCGGATGCCTTTTTAATGGAAGTGGGCGAGGAGCCGCGTGAGGTGATTCAGGACTTCATGGACTTTTCGAAGGGATGTATCTGGATGGGGCACAATGTGGGCTATGACCGTGCCATTGTAGAGAGTCATGTAGAGCGATTTAAGATAACAAATACGCTGCCCTATGCATATGACACCCTAGATATGAGCCGGCGATTCTTTCCGAACTTGGGGCGCTATACCTTAAGCAATCTATACGAGGTGTTTGATATTCAAGTAAAACCGACGCATCGAGCGATTGATGATGTAGGGGCAACGGTGGAATTGTTTCGTCATCTATGGGAGGCTGTGGATCAGTATCGCTTGCTCCGTGTTGATGCAGTGGATCAAATGGGCCATCTTTTTGAAAAATTTGCTCGACAAATGACAGAGTTTCGTGCGGATGCACGAAAATTACGGCCGGCCTTGCTTTTCGAGAAGATTCTTGAAGAAACGGGAGTTCGAGACCGATGGATCCGGAGACCGGATGGGAAACGGCGGGAAGAAAACCTACTGGAATTATTGAGGTGGATGCAAGCGTTTGACGATGAAGAATTATCGCCAATGGATGCCCTCCGTGAGTTGATGGTCATTGCCGCCCTAGGGAATGAGACGGACCGGTATCGCACGAGCGAAGACCGGGTTGCTGTGATGACTGTACATCAGGCAAAAGGCTTGGAGTTTGATACGGTTTTTCTAGCGGGAGCCAGGGAAGGTATTTTTCCGAGTGCGAGAAGCATGGACCCCGCTGCAATTGATGAAGAAAGGCGGTTGTTTTTTGTCGCTATGACCCGGGCAAAAAAAAGACTGGCGATTACGTCTCATCGGGTAGACAATCGGGGACAGTTTTCCCATGAAAGTCGAATGATTGGCGATATTCCACAAAAGTGGATTCGACGCTATCAAAAATAG
- a CDS encoding fructose-1,6-bisphosphatase produces the protein MRTYHSKELKQHNEYLELLSQRFPNVATASSEVINLRAILNLPKGTEHFLTDIHGEFRALNHVLRNGSGVIKRKITDVFGKTLSSADIKELATLIYYPEERLSVIRHTTDRMEDWYRITIYRLVQICRVASSKYTRSKVRKTLPKDFAYVLEELLHEDEERFNKKEYYNKIIDTIVDLDRSDSFIIALAKVIQRLTIDHLHIVGDIYDRGPEAHLAMDLLMEYHSLDIQWGNHDILWMGAAAGNAACMSNAIRNCLRYANMSILEDGYGINLLPLATFAMETYKDDPCKQFLPKIAETSYMSDSDRILLSKMHKAITVIQFKLEDELIDRHPEYEMKDRQLLRSVDFESKTIMIEGESYPLNDCLFPTLNKENPDELTKAERQVIEKLRRSFKKSEKLQRHIEFLYAKGSLYQSYNGNLLYHASIPMDETGSFQSFTYEGEIYSGKSLMDLFDRLAREAYFDNRRNHVDTDFLWFLWCHRYSPIFGKNKMATFERYLIDQAQAHQEIFTPYFQLVNQEENAMKILQEFDLDPGEGHIINGHVPVQILKGESPIRAKGRLLVIDGGFSKSYRKTTGIAGYTLIYNSYGLQLAAHEPFESIEKAIQEGHDIRSTVRVIEKTVERKRVKDTDIGRDLRRQINNLEMLVAAYRKGIVKEKIKNR, from the coding sequence ATGCGTACCTATCATTCAAAGGAATTAAAGCAACATAACGAATACCTGGAATTGTTGTCACAACGCTTCCCAAATGTCGCAACTGCCTCCTCAGAAGTCATCAATTTACGAGCAATTCTAAATCTTCCCAAGGGAACTGAGCACTTTCTTACTGATATTCATGGAGAATTTCGAGCCCTAAACCACGTGCTTCGAAACGGCTCCGGAGTGATCAAACGTAAAATCACCGATGTTTTCGGTAAAACCCTCTCTTCAGCGGATATCAAGGAATTAGCAACCTTAATTTACTATCCAGAAGAACGATTGAGCGTCATTCGACATACCACAGATCGTATGGAAGACTGGTATCGAATCACCATCTATCGATTGGTGCAAATTTGCAGAGTCGCCTCCTCTAAATACACACGGTCCAAGGTGAGAAAAACCCTCCCAAAAGACTTTGCCTATGTCTTGGAAGAACTTCTTCACGAAGACGAAGAGCGATTCAACAAAAAAGAATACTACAACAAAATCATCGACACCATTGTCGATTTAGACCGATCAGACAGCTTCATTATTGCCTTAGCCAAGGTGATTCAACGATTGACTATTGATCACTTACATATTGTCGGCGATATCTATGACCGGGGTCCGGAAGCCCACCTCGCCATGGACTTATTGATGGAGTATCATTCCCTGGATATTCAATGGGGCAACCACGACATTCTTTGGATGGGTGCAGCAGCAGGAAATGCCGCTTGTATGTCTAACGCCATTCGCAACTGCCTGCGCTATGCCAATATGTCTATTCTGGAAGATGGGTATGGCATCAACCTTCTCCCCTTGGCAACCTTCGCCATGGAGACCTATAAGGATGATCCCTGCAAGCAATTTCTACCGAAGATAGCGGAAACCAGTTATATGTCCGATTCCGATCGAATTCTTTTGTCGAAAATGCACAAAGCAATTACCGTGATCCAATTCAAACTAGAAGATGAACTGATCGATCGACATCCTGAATATGAAATGAAGGATCGGCAATTGCTTCGATCCGTTGACTTCGAATCAAAAACAATTATGATTGAAGGCGAGTCTTATCCATTAAATGATTGCCTCTTTCCCACTTTAAATAAAGAAAATCCAGACGAACTGACCAAAGCAGAAAGACAAGTCATCGAGAAGCTGCGTCGTTCCTTTAAAAAAAGTGAAAAACTGCAACGCCACATTGAATTTCTTTACGCAAAAGGGAGTCTCTATCAATCCTATAATGGAAATCTCTTGTACCATGCTTCCATACCCATGGACGAGACGGGTTCCTTTCAAAGTTTTACCTATGAAGGAGAAATCTATTCTGGCAAGTCATTGATGGACTTATTCGATCGCCTGGCACGAGAAGCGTATTTTGACAATCGCCGCAATCATGTAGATACTGATTTTCTTTGGTTTTTGTGGTGTCATCGCTACTCTCCAATTTTTGGGAAGAATAAAATGGCTACCTTTGAACGATATTTAATCGATCAAGCTCAAGCACATCAAGAAATCTTCACCCCGTATTTTCAATTGGTCAACCAAGAAGAAAATGCAATGAAAATTCTTCAAGAATTTGATTTAGATCCCGGTGAAGGACATATTATCAATGGTCATGTACCGGTTCAAATTTTAAAGGGAGAAAGCCCTATTCGAGCGAAAGGACGTCTCTTGGTTATTGATGGCGGTTTTTCAAAATCCTATCGAAAGACCACCGGGATTGCCGGTTACACCCTAATTTACAATTCCTACGGTTTGCAATTAGCGGCCCACGAACCCTTCGAATCGATTGAGAAAGCCATTCAAGAAGGCCATGACATACGATCTACAGTTCGGGTAATTGAAAAAACAGTGGAACGAAAGCGAGTCAAAGATACCGATATCGGACGAGATTTGCGCCGTCAAATTAACAACCTAGAAATGTTGGTAGCCGCTTACCGCAAAGGTATTGTAAAAGAGAAAATCAAAAACAGGTAG